A region of Oncorhynchus masou masou isolate Uvic2021 chromosome 29, UVic_Omas_1.1, whole genome shotgun sequence DNA encodes the following proteins:
- the LOC135519291 gene encoding ras-related protein Ral-B, with protein sequence MAASKSKTQSSLALHKVIMVGSGGVGKSALTLQFMYDEFVEDYEPTKADSYRKKVVLDGEEVQIDILDTAGQEDYAAIRDNYFRSGEGFLLVFSITEHESFTATAEFREQILRVKAEEDKIPLLVVGNKSDLEDRRQVSVDEARAKAEEWGVQYVETSAKTRANVDKVFFDLMREVRGKKMSENKDKNGKGKNKNKNKKSFKERCCLL encoded by the exons ATGGCTGCCAGTAAGAGTAAGACCCAGAGTTCTCTGGCCTTGCACAAGGTCATTATGGTGGGGAGTGGTGGCGTGGGCAAGTCCGCCCTCACACTGCAGTTCATGTACGACGAG TTTGTGGAGGACTATGAGCCCACCAAGGCAGACAGCTACAGGAAGAAGGTGGTGCTGGATGGAGAGGAGGTCCAGATCGACATCCTGGACACGGCTGGGCAGGAGGACTATGCTGCCATCAGAGACAACTACTTCAGGAGTGGAGAGGGCTTCCTGCTAGTCTTCTCCATCACAGAACACGAGTCCTTCACAGCTACTGCAGAGTTCAG ggagcaGATACTGCGGGTGAAGGCAGAGGAGGATAAGATTCCTCTGTTGGTTGTGGGGAACAAGTCTGACTTGGAGGACCGCAGACAGGTCTCTGTAGACGAGGCCCGAGCCAAGGCAGAGGAGTGGGGGGTGCAGTATGTAGAGACATCAGCTAAGACACGAGCCAACGTTGACAAG GTATTCTTTGACCTAATGCGAGAGGTGCGAGGCAAGAAGATGTCGGAAAACAAGGACAAAAACGGCAAGGGAAAGAACAAGAATAAGAACAAGAAGAGTTTCAAAGAGCGATGCTGTTTACTCTGA